The following proteins are co-located in the Bathymodiolus thermophilus thioautotrophic gill symbiont genome:
- a CDS encoding helix-turn-helix domain-containing protein, whose amino-acid sequence MQLDKFKIKELMAKQGISTQSELAQMLGISKNQLSNILSERFNPIKSNVNELAEFFGVSPLKIIKQGNKNAK is encoded by the coding sequence TTGCAGTTAGATAAATTTAAGATAAAGGAACTTATGGCGAAGCAGGGCATTAGTACGCAAAGTGAACTAGCACAAATGCTGGGTATTTCTAAAAATCAGTTATCTAATATTTTATCTGAGCGGTTTAATCCAATAAAAAGTAATGTTAATGAATTGGCAGAATTTTTTGGGGTTAGTCCTTTGAAGATTATTAAACAAGGAAATAAAAATGCAAAATAA
- a CDS encoding MAE_28990/MAE_18760 family HEPN-like nuclease, producing MNKVFDEIQEDIDWRLEELGNIKDILTALDEKQRTIFLKNMIPAIYAHWEGFVANSIKVVFNYLNNLNLTDKDYCSTYLTVAYEDTLSSLDGSSGFDRRKRHLVNLYGKFNKNIKLPEKLNLKSNLNFKTLEEVCQKTKLEIENFDQYKRTLNKLLSIRNSIAHGENSYVFEDFKKIEEYIGFLENIMSTFKEEIQDLLQNKKYRRG from the coding sequence ATGAATAAAGTTTTTGATGAAATACAAGAAGATATTGATTGGCGACTTGAGGAGTTGGGTAATATTAAGGACATATTGACAGCTTTAGATGAAAAGCAACGAACGATATTTCTTAAGAATATGATTCCAGCAATTTACGCCCATTGGGAAGGGTTTGTTGCAAACTCTATAAAAGTTGTTTTTAATTATTTAAATAATTTGAATTTGACTGATAAAGATTATTGCAGTACTTACTTAACGGTTGCCTATGAAGATACTTTAAGTAGTTTGGATGGCTCTAGTGGCTTTGATAGAAGAAAAAGGCATTTAGTTAATTTGTATGGAAAATTCAATAAAAATATAAAATTACCTGAGAAATTAAATTTGAAATCTAATTTAAATTTTAAAACTTTAGAGGAAGTTTGTCAGAAAACTAAGTTAGAAATAGAAAATTTTGACCAATATAAAAGAACTTTAAATAAATTGCTTAGTATAAGAAACTCAATTGCACATGGGGAAAATTCATATGTATTTGAAGATTTTAAAAAAATTGAGGAATATATTGGTTTTTTAGAAAATATAATGTCAACTTTTAAAGAAGAGATTCAAGATTTGTTACAAAATAAAAAATACAGAAGGGGGTAA
- a CDS encoding DUF262 domain-containing protein — MNKIEIEEEITKLRSDLKSDRLDMSFGEIMNIYQEKDLIISPEYQRAFRWQDEQKTRFIESLLLGIPIPPIFVAEDEEGKWELVDGLQRISTIFSFFGILRDDSKNNFKLGKSSLIKDLLNGLGNQEIPAKLSLSIKRSVCRVEILRWDSGFDMRYELFNRLNTGGSPLSEQEIRNCVFRGNFNKLINRLSEKLDPLVKGSEKKKEKMALEELVLRYFAIVTQYNSWEINSNIQLYLTDFMRNETEKESFDYEVEESKFIDIVTFLSQVETPFKGKQQFSASTYDTVMYLAYIYNENNSTDVGAFQKKINRILSNESYKEASGHGTSNTRRFVKKLTIAKELFNE, encoded by the coding sequence GTGAATAAAATAGAAATAGAGGAAGAAATAACCAAGTTAAGAAGTGATTTAAAGTCAGATAGGCTAGATATGTCATTCGGTGAAATTATGAATATATATCAAGAAAAAGATCTAATCATTTCTCCAGAGTACCAAAGGGCATTTAGGTGGCAAGACGAACAAAAGACGAGGTTCATAGAGTCGCTGTTACTGGGCATTCCAATTCCCCCAATATTTGTAGCAGAAGATGAAGAGGGTAAGTGGGAGCTTGTTGATGGTTTACAAAGAATATCCACTATTTTTTCTTTTTTTGGAATTTTGAGAGATGATAGTAAGAATAATTTCAAGTTAGGAAAATCGTCTTTAATAAAAGACTTGTTAAATGGTTTAGGTAATCAAGAAATACCAGCAAAGTTATCGTTATCTATAAAGAGATCGGTTTGCAGGGTAGAGATATTGAGGTGGGATAGCGGTTTTGACATGCGATATGAATTATTTAATCGTTTAAATACAGGTGGAAGCCCATTAAGCGAGCAAGAAATTAGAAATTGTGTTTTTAGAGGGAATTTCAATAAATTAATAAATAGGTTGTCAGAAAAATTAGATCCTCTTGTCAAAGGAAGTGAAAAGAAAAAAGAAAAAATGGCTTTAGAGGAACTTGTGTTAAGATATTTTGCTATTGTTACCCAATACAATAGTTGGGAGATTAATTCCAACATACAACTTTACTTAACCGATTTTATGAGAAATGAAACGGAAAAAGAATCATTTGATTACGAGGTGGAGGAAAGTAAATTCATTGACATTGTTACTTTTCTTTCTCAAGTAGAAACCCCATTTAAAGGGAAACAGCAATTTTCTGCCAGTACTTATGATACAGTTATGTATTTAGCATATATTTATAACGAAAATAATTCTACAGATGTTGGTGCTTTTCAAAAAAAGATTAACAGGATTTTGAGTAATGAATCTTATAAAGAAGCTTCAGGACATGGAACAAGTAACACAAGAAGGTTTGTAAAAAAGTTGACGATAGCTAAAGAATTATTTAATGAATAA
- a CDS encoding class I SAM-dependent methyltransferase, producing MKFNDLDLSNWKELEVNTDSLWIINQRDKSGKHKNIYHGNFIPQIPNQLIQRYTKQNEIVFEPFMGSGTALFECETLGRKYIGVDINPEMINYVNEKMQGSSADFKIRECSALDAKNMDKVIDKKVQFVLMHPPYMDIVKFTNKKEDLSACDNIHEFIKQFKIVCENSLKHLEKNRYFAIVIGDVYKNSEVLPLGFYCMDMIKRHFKVKLKGTIIKNIEGNRGKLGTGGIWRYRALSSDYYIFKHEYIFVFKKEF from the coding sequence ATGAAATTTAACGACTTAGATTTATCAAACTGGAAAGAACTGGAAGTAAATACCGACAGTTTATGGATTATCAATCAACGAGATAAATCAGGTAAGCATAAAAATATTTATCACGGTAATTTTATTCCTCAAATACCAAACCAACTTATTCAAAGATACACTAAACAAAATGAAATTGTTTTTGAGCCATTTATGGGTAGTGGCACTGCACTTTTTGAATGTGAAACATTAGGCAGAAAGTATATTGGTGTTGATATAAATCCAGAAATGATAAATTATGTTAACGAGAAAATGCAAGGCTCAAGTGCTGATTTTAAAATCAGGGAATGCAGTGCTTTAGATGCTAAAAACATGGATAAAGTTATTGATAAAAAAGTGCAGTTTGTCTTAATGCATCCGCCTTATATGGATATTGTTAAGTTTACCAATAAAAAAGAGGATTTATCTGCTTGCGACAATATCCATGAATTTATCAAACAATTTAAAATAGTTTGTGAAAACAGTTTAAAGCATTTGGAAAAAAATCGCTATTTTGCCATTGTTATTGGTGATGTTTATAAAAATAGTGAAGTTTTGCCGTTGGGTTTTTATTGTATGGACATGATAAAGCGTCATTTTAAAGTTAAATTAAAAGGTACAATTATCAAAAATATTGAAGGTAATCGTGGAAAATTAGGTACAGGTGGTATTTGGCGATATCGCGCTTTGAGTAGTGATTATTATATTTTTAAGCATGAGTATATTTTTGTTTTTAAGAAGGAGTTTTGA
- the lysA gene encoding diaminopimelate decarboxylase, whose protein sequence is MSFSYQNNTLHADSVAIPELVDTYGSPLYVYSRTDIENNWREFDQAFGTHPHLVCYAVKANSNLAVLNVLAKIGAGFDIVSIGELERVLAAGGTANKCVFSGVAKTAIEIERALEVGVRCFNVESASELNRIESVARSVGKQAPISIRVNPNVDAKTHPYISTGLKENKFGVDMSEALDLYQHIQHSEHLTVQGLDCHIGSQITDVSPFLDALDKVLTLLDQLNTHNINIQHLDLGGGVGINYEGEETINIQAYIDAIISKVGQTEIILEPGRAIVGNAGIFITKVEFLKQNSTHAFAIVNGAMNDLLRPSFYNAYHQVLPINKTPAGTQANWNLVGPICETGDFLAKNRDLSLSEGDYLALMSTGAYGFTMSSNYNSRPRVAEVIVSNTNHQLIRKRETVQDLFANEYLYEI, encoded by the coding sequence ATGAGCTTTTCTTATCAAAACAACACCCTGCACGCCGACTCTGTTGCCATTCCAGAGTTAGTCGATACTTACGGATCACCACTGTATGTCTATTCTCGCACCGATATTGAAAACAACTGGCGTGAATTTGACCAAGCCTTTGGCACGCATCCACACTTAGTGTGTTATGCAGTCAAAGCAAATTCTAATTTGGCAGTGCTGAATGTATTGGCAAAAATCGGCGCAGGCTTTGACATCGTCTCCATTGGCGAATTAGAACGCGTACTTGCCGCAGGCGGCACAGCAAATAAATGCGTTTTTTCAGGCGTAGCAAAAACCGCAATAGAAATCGAACGAGCACTCGAAGTAGGCGTGCGTTGCTTTAATGTAGAATCCGCCTCCGAACTTAATAGAATAGAATCCGTCGCCCGCTCCGTCGGCAAACAAGCCCCAATTTCCATCCGTGTCAATCCCAATGTTGACGCCAAAACCCACCCCTACATCTCCACAGGACTAAAAGAAAACAAATTCGGCGTTGACATGAGCGAAGCACTTGATTTATACCAACACATCCAACATTCCGAACACCTAACAGTACAAGGACTAGACTGCCACATCGGCTCACAAATCACCGATGTTTCCCCATTCTTAGATGCCCTAGATAAAGTATTAACCCTACTCGACCAATTAAACACACACAACATCAACATTCAACACCTAGACCTAGGCGGCGGCGTTGGCATCAATTACGAAGGCGAAGAAACCATCAATATCCAAGCCTACATTGACGCCATCATCAGCAAAGTAGGGCAAACCGAAATCATCCTAGAACCCGGCAGAGCCATTGTCGGCAATGCCGGTATTTTTATCACCAAAGTTGAATTTCTAAAGCAAAACTCCACCCACGCATTCGCCATTGTCAATGGCGCCATGAACGACCTCCTACGCCCCAGTTTCTACAACGCCTACCACCAAGTCCTACCCATCAACAAAACCCCCGCCGGCACCCAAGCCAACTGGAACCTAGTCGGCCCCATCTGCGAAACCGGCGATTTCCTCGCCAAAAACCGAGATTTATCCCTATCCGAAGGCGACTATTTAGCACTAATGTCCACCGGCGCCTACGGCTTCACCATGAGCTCCAACTACAACAGCCGCCCCCGAGTCGCCGAAGTCATAGTCTCAAACACCAACCACCAGTTAATACGCAAGCGTGAGACTGTGCAGGATTTGTTTGCTAATGAATATTTGTATGAAATTTAA
- the aat gene encoding leucyl/phenylalanyl-tRNA--protein transferase, which translates to MLKINIPEAFILYTPNTPFPQVELALEEPNGLIAIGGDLSPNRLISAYQQGIFPWYSENDPVLWYCPNPRMVITPETLHISKSLRKTLRTNQFTLKTNSNFERVIHHCKSIKRKGQDSTWIDKAMVQAYTELHAQGVVQSVEVYQNTELVGGLYGVRMGKVFFGESMFSLVSNASKIAFVHLVQNMGYELVDCQVQNPHLQSLGAFNLPRDAFIQRLDELLLK; encoded by the coding sequence TTGTTAAAAATCAACATTCCTGAAGCATTTATTCTATACACGCCAAACACGCCATTTCCACAGGTTGAATTAGCACTAGAGGAGCCAAATGGCTTGATTGCCATTGGTGGCGATTTATCCCCTAATCGGCTTATTAGCGCGTATCAACAAGGTATTTTTCCTTGGTATAGTGAAAACGATCCAGTGCTTTGGTATTGTCCAAATCCACGAATGGTGATTACGCCTGAGACGCTACATATTTCTAAAAGTTTAAGAAAAACACTACGAACCAATCAATTCACCCTCAAAACCAACAGCAATTTCGAACGCGTCATTCATCACTGTAAAAGCATCAAGCGTAAAGGACAAGACAGCACTTGGATTGATAAAGCGATGGTACAAGCCTATACCGAATTGCACGCACAAGGTGTGGTGCAATCGGTGGAAGTCTATCAAAATACGGAACTGGTCGGCGGATTGTATGGCGTGCGTATGGGCAAGGTGTTTTTTGGTGAATCCATGTTTTCTCTAGTAAGCAACGCCTCAAAAATAGCCTTTGTGCATTTGGTACAAAATATGGGTTATGAATTGGTTGATTGTCAGGTGCAAAACCCACACCTACAAAGCCTAGGCGCATTCAATCTGCCACGAGATGCGTTCATTCAACGATTAGACGAATTGCTGTTAAAATAA
- the nudE gene encoding ADP compounds hydrolase NudE, giving the protein MQKKPKVSNIKNIATTKFFNIQSMDVAFSNGEKRQYERLKPSENGAVLVVPMLNDDTVLMIYEYSGGTDRYELALTKGKIDDGETPLEAANRELIEEIGYGANKLTFIKEITIAPGYQSSVTHIVLAQDLYKDSAEGDEPEPLEVVEHQLSNLEKLVYHEDLTEARSIAALYMAREIVKNQHS; this is encoded by the coding sequence ATGCAAAAAAAACCTAAAGTATCTAATATTAAAAATATTGCCACGACAAAATTTTTCAACATTCAAAGTATGGATGTTGCCTTTTCCAATGGCGAAAAACGCCAATATGAACGGCTAAAACCTTCTGAAAACGGTGCGGTGCTGGTAGTGCCTATGTTAAATGATGACACTGTGCTGATGATTTATGAATATTCTGGCGGCACAGATAGATATGAATTGGCACTCACGAAAGGAAAAATTGACGATGGCGAAACGCCACTTGAAGCCGCCAATAGAGAATTAATTGAGGAAATTGGTTATGGTGCCAACAAACTCACTTTTATCAAAGAAATAACCATTGCCCCCGGTTATCAATCTAGTGTGACGCACATCGTGCTGGCACAGGATTTGTATAAAGACAGTGCAGAAGGTGATGAACCAGAGCCGTTAGAGGTGGTTGAGCATCAATTGTCTAACTTAGAAAAATTGGTTTATCACGAAGATTTAACCGAAGCCAGAAGTATTGCAGCGTTGTATATGGCAAGGGAGATTGTTAAAAATCAACATTCCTGA
- a CDS encoding thioredoxin family protein — translation MIEVKVLGVGCANCKATQKLIEKVASDNAISINLKKIEDTAEIMSYGIMSTPGVIVDGKIAHAGGIPDKVTVLSWFKSQCCPTDNDCC, via the coding sequence ATGATTGAAGTTAAAGTACTGGGTGTTGGGTGTGCAAATTGCAAGGCAACACAAAAATTAATTGAAAAGGTAGCCAGCGATAACGCCATTTCAATTAATTTAAAGAAAATTGAAGATACAGCAGAAATTATGTCTTATGGAATTATGTCCACCCCTGGTGTTATCGTAGATGGAAAAATCGCACACGCAGGTGGTATTCCTGACAAAGTAACAGTCCTATCATGGTTTAAGTCGCAATGTTGCCCAACGGATAATGATTGTTGTTAA
- a CDS encoding permease, which translates to MFEILANYLVFGLMGMDAKTKLGESMHFFVMDISKIFFMLVIVIYIMGLFRSFVSPEKVRHYVRGKSKFIARILAIFLGALTPFCSCSSVPLFIGFVEAGIPLGVTFSFLIASPMINEIAVMMLLGIVGWEITAMYVGAGLLVAFFGGIIIEKFKPERWVEDYVWDIQMGEMPTLKQDNSFKVRNRYAIGEVKEIVGRIWKWVILGVGLGAWFHGFFPETWVQSLGQSNNLLAVPMAVLVGVPLYSNAVGVIPLAEAMLLKGVAVGTTLVFMMSIAAISLPELLILRKVIKWQALILFTTIIAIAITLIGVVFNVIL; encoded by the coding sequence ATGTTTGAAATTTTAGCCAATTATTTAGTATTTGGCTTAATGGGCATGGATGCCAAAACCAAACTTGGCGAAAGTATGCATTTTTTTGTAATGGACATTAGCAAGATATTTTTTATGCTGGTTATCGTTATTTATATTATGGGGTTATTCCGCTCGTTTGTTTCACCTGAAAAAGTGCGTCATTATGTGCGTGGAAAATCCAAATTTATCGCTAGAATTCTTGCTATTTTCTTAGGTGCACTCACACCATTTTGTTCATGCTCATCTGTGCCGTTATTCATTGGCTTTGTTGAGGCAGGCATTCCACTTGGCGTTACCTTTTCATTTTTAATTGCCAGCCCTATGATTAATGAAATTGCTGTGATGATGTTATTGGGGATTGTAGGCTGGGAAATTACTGCTATGTATGTTGGTGCTGGCTTGCTAGTTGCTTTTTTTGGTGGCATTATTATTGAAAAATTTAAACCTGAAAGATGGGTTGAGGACTATGTTTGGGATATTCAAATGGGGGAAATGCCCACTCTCAAGCAAGACAATAGTTTTAAAGTCAGAAATCGTTATGCAATAGGCGAGGTAAAGGAAATTGTAGGGAGAATTTGGAAATGGGTGATTTTAGGCGTTGGCTTGGGCGCTTGGTTCCATGGCTTTTTTCCAGAAACTTGGGTGCAAAGTCTGGGTCAGTCCAACAATCTTTTGGCTGTTCCAATGGCAGTTTTAGTTGGCGTACCTTTATACTCAAATGCAGTAGGCGTAATTCCGTTGGCTGAAGCAATGTTACTTAAAGGAGTGGCAGTTGGCACAACTTTGGTTTTTATGATGAGTATTGCGGCAATTTCTTTGCCAGAATTATTGATTTTAAGAAAGGTGATCAAATGGCAAGCGCTTATACTTTTTACCACGATTATTGCCATTGCAATTACCCTTATTGGCGTTGTGTTTAATGTTATTTTATAA
- a CDS encoding ArsR/SmtB family transcription factor, which translates to MNDFFNVLSDETRLRCLVLIYKYKELCVCELEYALNLGQSKTSRHLSILKLNGLICKRRCGKWVLYSIHPNLTDFQATIIKLVTIEACKQTLCKQDLQRLTEMENRPNTEQNNV; encoded by the coding sequence ATGAATGATTTTTTTAATGTTTTGTCTGATGAAACTAGACTTAGGTGTTTGGTGCTTATTTATAAGTATAAAGAGTTGTGTGTTTGTGAATTAGAGTATGCGCTTAATCTTGGACAATCTAAAACTTCACGCCATCTAAGCATCCTAAAACTTAATGGCTTGATTTGTAAACGCCGTTGCGGCAAATGGGTTTTGTATTCTATCCACCCAAATTTGACGGATTTTCAAGCGACAATTATTAAACTTGTAACAATAGAAGCGTGCAAACAAACCTTATGTAAGCAAGATTTACAAAGATTAACAGAAATGGAAAATAGACCAAATACAGAGCAAAATAATGTTTGA
- a CDS encoding MBL fold metallo-hydrolase, with the protein MKKGLLILLVIAVGIYLFSNSEAYKFEKIAKNVFVMHGSLDEPNPENKGFMNNPGLIVGKNGAIIIDPGSSYQVGKMVLDKVKAITDKPIVAVFNTHVHGDHWLGNQAIVEQYPAIKIYAHKNMIKQAKESEGERWIALMSDLTKGASDGTIATFPTNTTTHLQIIKVGGETFRMHHDITGVAHTNTDLMVEHLQSKTLFLGDNGFVHRQGRFDNTSDMHGNIKALEYAINLKLAHYVPGHGPTGDADHAVKPFLDYLLIIQDEVEKGYKEDLADYEIKPTALKKLTAYQEWHGFDGQFGRHINKMLLEIEALDD; encoded by the coding sequence ATGAAAAAAGGTCTATTGATATTATTGGTAATCGCTGTTGGTATTTATTTATTCTCCAATTCAGAAGCCTATAAATTTGAAAAAATTGCCAAGAATGTTTTCGTCATGCACGGCTCATTGGATGAGCCTAACCCAGAAAACAAAGGATTTATGAACAATCCGGGGCTTATCGTTGGCAAAAACGGTGCTATTATTATTGACCCTGGGAGCAGTTACCAAGTGGGAAAGATGGTGCTTGATAAAGTTAAGGCCATTACCGACAAACCCATTGTTGCAGTATTTAACACCCATGTTCACGGCGACCACTGGCTGGGCAACCAAGCCATTGTTGAGCAATATCCAGCCATCAAAATTTATGCTCACAAAAATATGATTAAACAAGCCAAAGAGAGTGAAGGTGAGCGCTGGATAGCACTGATGAGTGATTTAACCAAGGGTGCATCTGATGGCACTATTGCCACTTTTCCCACCAATACTACCACGCACTTACAAATTATCAAGGTAGGGGGTGAAACTTTCAGGATGCACCACGATATTACAGGCGTGGCGCACACCAATACCGATTTAATGGTTGAGCATCTGCAAAGCAAAACTTTGTTTCTTGGTGACAATGGTTTTGTCCACAGACAGGGCAGATTTGACAATACCTCTGATATGCACGGCAATATCAAAGCCTTAGAATATGCGATTAATTTAAAACTTGCACATTATGTACCGGGACATGGGCCAACGGGCGATGCAGACCATGCTGTTAAACCATTTTTAGATTATTTATTGATTATTCAAGATGAAGTTGAAAAAGGCTATAAAGAAGATTTAGCCGACTATGAAATTAAGCCCACTGCGCTTAAAAAACTAACAGCCTATCAAGAATGGCATGGATTTGATGGTCAATTTGGCAGGCATATTAATAAAATGCTACTTGAGATTGAGGCACTGGACGATTAA
- a CDS encoding aminotransferase class V-fold PLP-dependent enzyme has translation MNNNPLIFKVASEAWEFDAIHRLNYQTFVEEIPQHDINQEEKLIDKFHEHNAYIVCLQGQDLLGMLSVNDNRPFSLDNKLKNIDEHLPSFRSICEIRLLSIVSKNRHGDVLSGIFEKLFEFVINQGYDLMVISGITKQARLYRHVGFQAFGDLVGAQDVQFQPMYITLDRAIDFKKKLKSLNQNQTIFNYLPGPVSISKNIMAAYSKTPISHRGGDFMNDFSRLQDTLCQRLNTKQAYITTGSGTFANDIIAAQLSKISGKGIVLVSGEFGRRIEDHARRANLDYEVFVVEDGLAFTQDFLKQINNDNGEFRWLWMVHCETSTGVLNDLNSIREWCQQQQVLLCLDAISTIGSCTVDLTDVYLASATSGKGVGSLPGLALIFSSGLVSEVNCLLPRCFDLSDYIYAQGVPYTISSNAVYGLIIALKKDWDAQFSQVEKWSHDFRVKIEKTGLKVLAHENYRAPHITTIVLPEGVSSSKLGQKMLNLGILVSYNSNYLLENNWMQVCFMGDCQQVTEDAIKYLEYAVMSDVVSKK, from the coding sequence ATGAATAATAATCCATTAATTTTTAAAGTAGCCTCTGAAGCATGGGAATTTGACGCCATACATCGGCTGAATTATCAAACTTTTGTTGAGGAAATTCCACAACATGATATCAATCAAGAAGAAAAATTGATTGATAAATTCCATGAACACAACGCCTATATTGTTTGTTTGCAAGGTCAAGATTTATTAGGAATGCTGTCCGTGAATGACAATCGTCCATTTTCTTTGGACAATAAGTTAAAGAATATTGATGAGCATTTGCCTAGTTTTCGGTCGATTTGTGAGATTAGACTGTTAAGCATTGTGTCTAAAAATCGGCATGGCGATGTTTTGTCTGGCATTTTTGAAAAGTTGTTTGAATTTGTTATAAATCAAGGTTATGATTTAATGGTTATCTCTGGCATTACCAAGCAGGCAAGACTTTATCGACATGTTGGATTTCAAGCATTTGGTGATCTTGTTGGTGCGCAAGATGTGCAATTTCAACCTATGTATATTACACTTGACCGTGCAATTGATTTTAAGAAAAAACTAAAATCTCTGAATCAAAATCAAACAATTTTCAATTACTTGCCGGGCCCTGTTTCTATTAGTAAAAACATTATGGCAGCCTATTCAAAAACACCAATCTCGCACAGAGGGGGTGATTTTATGAATGATTTTTCCCGTTTGCAAGATACCTTGTGCCAGCGTTTAAACACAAAGCAAGCGTATATTACCACTGGAAGCGGAACATTTGCCAATGATATTATTGCAGCACAACTGTCAAAAATATCGGGCAAAGGGATTGTTTTGGTGAGTGGAGAGTTTGGCAGGCGTATAGAAGACCATGCAAGGCGGGCTAATTTAGATTATGAAGTTTTTGTTGTGGAGGATGGCTTGGCATTTACACAAGACTTTCTCAAGCAAATTAATAATGACAATGGTGAATTTCGCTGGTTGTGGATGGTGCATTGCGAAACCTCAACAGGCGTATTAAATGATTTAAATTCAATACGAGAATGGTGTCAACAGCAACAAGTTTTATTGTGTTTGGATGCCATTAGCACAATCGGCTCATGCACTGTTGATTTGACAGATGTTTATCTTGCCTCGGCAACGAGTGGCAAAGGGGTAGGCTCCTTGCCTGGATTGGCACTTATTTTTAGCAGTGGATTGGTGAGTGAAGTTAATTGCTTGTTGCCTCGTTGCTTTGATTTGTCTGACTATATATATGCACAAGGTGTGCCATATACCATTTCTTCCAATGCGGTTTATGGGTTAATTATTGCCTTAAAAAAGGATTGGGACGCTCAATTTAGCCAAGTTGAAAAATGGTCACATGATTTTCGTGTGAAAATAGAAAAAACTGGACTTAAAGTATTGGCACATGAAAACTATCGTGCACCACATATTACCACCATTGTTTTGCCAGAAGGCGTATCGTCCTCAAAATTAGGACAAAAAATGCTTAATTTAGGTATTTTGGTTAGTTACAACAGTAATTATTTATTAGAAAATAATTGGATGCAAGTTTGCTTTATGGGTGATTGCCAACAAGTAACAGAAGATGCCATAAAGTATTTAGAATACGCCGTTATGTCCGATGTCGTTTCTAAGAAATAG
- a CDS encoding glycerol-3-phosphate acyltransferase, translating to MLDLTVGTLLVVFAYCMGSFATGYHLIWWKMQQDVRNHGSGGIGATNVGRLMGKPGFAITLLGDCLKAVLALSIARMLNQSDTIISLMVIAVIAGHIWPFYLNFHGGKGIATALGAFLMVDIYVVVFIALVSGLLFLITRRFTLSWILSVILLLLIIIIRDFQSPPITYAIVISSILVVYAHRNNIQKDLTLL from the coding sequence ATGCTTGATTTGACAGTTGGCACTTTGTTGGTTGTATTTGCCTATTGTATGGGAAGTTTTGCAACTGGCTATCATTTGATTTGGTGGAAAATGCAACAAGATGTTCGTAACCACGGTAGTGGTGGCATAGGGGCAACAAATGTGGGTCGTTTAATGGGCAAACCTGGTTTTGCCATAACGCTGCTTGGCGATTGTTTAAAAGCGGTGTTGGCGTTGTCAATTGCTCGGATGTTAAACCAAAGTGATACGATTATCTCCCTTATGGTTATTGCGGTTATTGCTGGACATATATGGCCATTTTATCTAAACTTTCATGGCGGCAAAGGTATTGCAACAGCGTTGGGTGCATTTTTAATGGTTGATATCTATGTTGTTGTCTTTATAGCGCTTGTGAGTGGGTTGTTGTTTTTAATAACACGGCGATTTACTTTGTCTTGGATACTGAGCGTTATTTTATTATTGCTAATAATCATTATCCGAGATTTTCAATCTCCACCTATTACTTACGCCATCGTTATTTCTAGTATACTGGTCGTTTATGCACATAGAAATAATATACAAAAAGACTTAACTTTATTATGA
- a CDS encoding glutaredoxin domain-containing protein — protein MKITVYSTNTCPICVKTKTLLDKWKLPFEQKMIDEDRVLMTEFSKVTNGARMVPQIVIDDKHIGGFSDLTELHMDGFFD, from the coding sequence GTGAAAATAACCGTTTATTCTACTAACACTTGCCCAATTTGCGTTAAAACCAAAACCTTGTTGGATAAATGGAAACTACCTTTTGAGCAAAAAATGATTGATGAAGACCGGGTGCTGATGACAGAGTTTTCAAAGGTTACTAATGGCGCTAGAATGGTGCCGCAAATTGTGATTGATGATAAACATATTGGTGGCTTTAGCGATCTTACCGAGTTACATATGGATGGATTTTTCGACTAG